A section of the Lynx canadensis isolate LIC74 chromosome A1, mLynCan4.pri.v2, whole genome shotgun sequence genome encodes:
- the SUGT1 gene encoding protein SGT1 homolog yields MAAAAAEPATAQKFFRSFSDALIDEDPQAALEELTKALEQKPDDAEYYCQRAYCYILLGNYCDAVADARKSLELNPSNSIAMLRKGICEYHEKNFAAALETFVGGQKLDSAYPDFTVWIKRCQEAQDGSQSEVSASQRTHQSKIKYDWYQTESQVIITLMIKNVQKNNVNVEFSEKELSALVKLPSGEDYNLKLRLLHLIIPEQSTFKVLSTKIEIKMKKTEAVRWEKLEGQGNVPTPKQFVADVKNLYPSSSHYTRNWDKLVGEIKEEEKNEKLEGDAALNKLFQQIYSDGSDEVKRAMNKSFMESGGTVLSTNWSDVGKRKVEINPPDDMEWKKY; encoded by the exons gAGCTGACTAAGGCTTTGGAACAGAAACCAGATGATGCAGAATATTATTGTCAAAGAGCTTATTGTTACATTCTTCTTGGGAATTACTGTG aTGCTGTTGCTGATGCAAGGAAATCTCTTGAACTTAATCCAAGTAATTCCATTGCTATGCTGAGAAAAGG GATATGTGAATACCATGAAAAAAACTTTGCTGCTGCTCTAGAAACTTTTGTAGGAGGACAGAAATTAGATA GTGCATATCCTGATTTCACTGTCTGGATTAAAAGGTGTCAAGAAGCTCAGGATG gaTCACAATCTGAGGTG TCTGCATCCCAGAGGACTCATCAGTCAAAAATCAA gTATGACTGGTATCAAACAGAATCTCAAGTAATCATTACACTCATGATCAAGAATGTTCAGAAGAATAATGTAAATGTGGAATTTTCAGAAAAAGAG TTGTCTGCTTTGGTGAAACTTCCTTCTGGAGAGGATTATAATTTGAAACTGAGACTTCTTCATCTTATAATACCAGAACAGAGCACATTTAAAGTACTTTCAACAAAG attgaaattaaaatgaaaaagacagaagCTGTGAGATGGGAAAAACTAGAGGGGCAAGGAAATGTGCCTACTCCAAAACAGTTTGTAGCAG ATGTAAAGAACTTATATCCATCATCATCTCATTATACAAGAAATTGGGATAAATTGGTCGGTGAgatcaaagaagaagaaaaaaatgagaagttggAGGGAGATGCAGctttaaacaaattatttcagCAGATCTATTCAGATGGTTCTGATGAAGTGAAACGTGCCATGAACAAATCATTT ATGGAGTCTGGTGGTACAGTTTTGAGTACCAACTGGTCTGATGTAGGTAAAAGGAAAGTTGAAATCAATCCTCCTGATGATATGGAATGGAAAAAgtactaa